From Micromonospora rifamycinica, a single genomic window includes:
- a CDS encoding HAD-IA family hydrolase, which translates to MAFPIVDRPATVTDPSTPVRHAVIFDLDGVVVDSFAVMSEAFAVAYAEVVGDGPAPFGEYRRHLGRYFPDIMRIMDLPLAMEEPFVRESYRLADQVQVFDGILELLLTLRVRGLRLAIATGKSGPRARSLLDRLGLLPFFAHVIGSDEVARPKPAPDIVRRALDLLDVPPERAVMIGDAPTDLASAKGAGVASAAALWAPPEDIDALLAGGPDLVLHHPTDLLAHCPAVRAR; encoded by the coding sequence ATGGCGTTTCCGATCGTCGACCGTCCGGCGACCGTGACCGATCCCTCGACACCGGTCCGGCACGCGGTCATCTTCGACCTCGACGGGGTCGTCGTCGACAGCTTCGCGGTGATGAGCGAGGCCTTCGCCGTCGCGTACGCCGAGGTCGTCGGCGACGGTCCGGCGCCCTTCGGGGAGTACCGCCGGCACCTGGGCCGCTACTTCCCCGACATCATGCGGATCATGGACCTGCCGCTGGCGATGGAGGAGCCGTTCGTCCGGGAGAGCTACCGCCTCGCCGACCAGGTGCAGGTCTTCGACGGCATCCTCGAACTGCTGCTGACCCTGCGGGTGCGTGGTCTGCGGCTGGCGATCGCCACCGGCAAGAGCGGGCCGCGGGCCCGCTCGCTGCTCGACCGGCTCGGCCTGCTCCCGTTCTTCGCCCACGTGATCGGCTCCGACGAGGTGGCCCGACCCAAGCCGGCCCCCGACATCGTGCGGCGCGCCCTGGACCTGCTGGACGTCCCGCCCGAGCGGGCCGTCATGATCGGGGACGCGCCGACCGACCTGGCCAGCGCCAAGGGGGCCGGCGTCGCCTCGGCGGCGGCATTGTGGGCGCCACCGGAGGACATCGACGCGCTCCTCGCCGGCGGCCCCGACCTGGTGCTGCACCACCCCACCGACCTGCTCGCCCACTGCCCGGCCGTCCGGGCCCGCTGA
- a CDS encoding TetR/AcrR family transcriptional regulator, with translation MSETGKRRRGTALEQALLDASWQELEEAGYARFTMDAVATRAGTSRPVLYRRWGDRLELLRATIVHVLERNRVPAPEDTGSLRGDLLALMQEISRTRTEFVTVLSVHLAGYFEETGTGPADLRDVIRYGRPHALDIVYRRAAERGEIDLDRLSPRVRELPFTLLRLELLTTLQPVPDETLADIVDTIVLPLLRPTGGG, from the coding sequence GTGAGTGAGACGGGCAAGCGGCGTCGGGGCACCGCCCTGGAACAGGCCCTGCTGGACGCGTCCTGGCAGGAGTTGGAGGAGGCCGGTTACGCGCGCTTCACCATGGACGCGGTCGCCACCCGCGCCGGGACCAGCCGTCCCGTGCTGTACCGGCGCTGGGGTGACCGGCTCGAACTGCTGCGTGCCACTATCGTGCACGTCCTCGAACGCAACCGTGTCCCGGCGCCCGAGGACACCGGCTCGCTCCGTGGCGACCTGCTGGCCCTCATGCAGGAGATCAGCCGCACCCGCACCGAGTTCGTCACCGTGCTGAGCGTCCACCTCGCCGGGTACTTCGAGGAGACCGGCACCGGTCCGGCCGACCTGCGCGACGTCATCCGCTACGGCCGCCCGCACGCCCTGGACATCGTCTACCGGCGGGCGGCGGAGCGGGGCGAGATCGACCTGGACCGGCTCTCCCCACGGGTCCGCGAACTGCCGTTCACCCTCTTGCGGCTGGAACTGCTCACCACCCTGCAGCCCGTTCCCGACGAGACCCTGGCGGACATCGTCGACACGATCGTGCTGCCGCTGCTCCGGCCCACCGGCGGGGGCTGA
- a CDS encoding Gfo/Idh/MocA family protein: MSIRAAVVGLGWAGRELWLPLLREHADFEVVAVVDADPASRAAFREETGLAVYPTVDAFTAREVDLAVVAVPNHLHVEVAGALLATGISVFVEKPVCLTSAEADVLAMAERRGGMLLAGSAARYRGDVAALRETLAELGDIRHVDLGWTRSRGVPRAGGWFTQRGKAGGGALFDLGWHLVDTLAFLLGPAHFTQVIGVTSDDFVNVGAWRAAWRQDEPGAEAADVEDTARGFLVRDDGVSVSLRASWASHEARDVSSIRVEGRAGVAELRCTFGFSPNRDPEPVLTVTREGTTTRIPVPAERIGIEYTRQLDDLAAMLADPGTRGRAIAETRPIVQMIENFYASAGSARARRTVPAYQ; encoded by the coding sequence ATGAGCATCCGGGCGGCGGTGGTCGGGCTCGGCTGGGCCGGCCGGGAGCTGTGGCTTCCGCTGCTGCGCGAGCACGCCGACTTCGAGGTCGTCGCGGTCGTCGACGCCGACCCGGCGTCGCGGGCGGCGTTCCGCGAGGAGACCGGCCTCGCCGTGTACCCCACCGTCGACGCGTTCACCGCGCGCGAGGTCGACCTGGCCGTCGTCGCGGTGCCCAACCACCTGCACGTCGAGGTGGCCGGCGCGCTGCTCGCCACCGGGATCTCGGTGTTCGTCGAGAAGCCGGTCTGCCTGACCTCGGCCGAGGCCGACGTCCTCGCGATGGCCGAACGCCGGGGCGGGATGCTGCTGGCGGGCAGCGCCGCCCGCTACCGGGGCGACGTCGCGGCGTTGCGGGAGACCCTGGCGGAGCTGGGCGACATCCGGCACGTCGACCTCGGCTGGACCCGGTCCCGGGGGGTGCCCCGGGCCGGTGGCTGGTTCACCCAGCGCGGCAAGGCCGGTGGGGGAGCGCTGTTCGACCTCGGCTGGCACCTGGTCGACACGCTGGCGTTCCTCCTCGGCCCGGCCCACTTCACCCAGGTGATCGGCGTGACGTCGGACGACTTCGTCAACGTCGGCGCCTGGCGGGCGGCGTGGCGACAGGACGAGCCCGGCGCGGAGGCCGCCGACGTGGAGGACACCGCCCGCGGCTTCCTGGTCCGCGACGACGGGGTCTCGGTCTCCCTACGGGCCAGCTGGGCGTCGCACGAGGCGCGGGACGTGTCGTCGATCCGTGTCGAGGGCCGGGCCGGGGTGGCGGAGTTGAGGTGCACCTTCGGCTTCAGCCCGAACCGGGATCCCGAGCCGGTGCTGACGGTGACCCGGGAGGGCACCACGACCCGGATCCCGGTGCCGGCCGAGCGGATCGGCATCGAGTACACCCGGCAGTTGGACGATCTCGCCGCGATGCTCGCCGATCCCGGCACCCGGGGCCGCGCCATCGCCGAGACCCGGCCGATCGTGCAGATGATCGAGAACTTCTACGCGTCGGCGGGATCGGCGCGGGCCCGGCGGACGGTGCCCGCGTACCAGTGA
- a CDS encoding 3-deoxy-7-phosphoheptulonate synthase: protein MRRFPHPPGGVDDPAHARCPADQRLSGRLEEAVSRPAAQQPHWPDPDRVNAVVAELRRVDPIVTPAETAGLAARLASVARGEAFLLQGGDCAETFADNTEAHLLANLGVLSRMSAVLTGAGGLPVVSIARMAGQYAKPRSNAVDAAGLPVYRGDIVNSAEPTLAARTPDPSRMLRAHAHATDAMEVVRRVGAGGVYVSHELLLLDYERAVLWADGCGPGSRLTSGLAHFLWIGERTRQLGGAHIAFAELMANPIGVKIGPTVTPELAVEYVERLDPDAVPGRLTLVSRMGHGLVRDVLPPIVEKVNASGHQVVWQCDPMHGNTRLSGNGFKTRHFDRVVDELAGFFEVHRGLGTHPGGIHVEVTGEDVTECLGGACGVTESDLPARYLTACDPRLNAEQSVELAVVVAELLTGRGTAGRAGSC from the coding sequence ATGAGACGGTTCCCGCACCCGCCGGGCGGGGTCGACGACCCGGCACATGCCCGCTGCCCGGCGGACCAGCGGCTCTCCGGTCGGCTGGAGGAGGCGGTGTCCCGCCCCGCCGCGCAGCAACCGCACTGGCCGGATCCGGACCGGGTGAACGCCGTCGTCGCCGAGTTGCGGCGGGTGGATCCGATCGTGACCCCGGCGGAGACGGCCGGGTTGGCCGCCCGGCTCGCGTCGGTCGCCCGGGGCGAGGCGTTCCTGCTCCAGGGCGGCGACTGCGCCGAGACCTTCGCCGACAACACCGAGGCGCACCTGCTGGCCAACCTGGGGGTGCTGTCCCGGATGTCGGCCGTGCTGACCGGGGCCGGCGGTCTGCCGGTGGTCAGCATCGCCCGGATGGCCGGGCAGTACGCCAAGCCCCGGTCCAACGCCGTGGACGCGGCGGGCCTGCCGGTGTACCGCGGTGACATCGTCAACTCCGCCGAGCCCACCCTGGCCGCCCGTACCCCCGACCCGTCCCGCATGTTGCGCGCCCACGCGCACGCGACGGACGCGATGGAGGTGGTCCGCCGGGTCGGCGCGGGCGGGGTCTACGTCAGCCACGAGTTGCTCCTGCTCGACTACGAGCGGGCCGTGCTCTGGGCGGACGGCTGCGGCCCCGGCAGCCGGCTGACCAGCGGTCTCGCGCACTTCCTGTGGATCGGTGAGCGGACCCGGCAGCTCGGTGGGGCGCACATCGCGTTCGCGGAGCTGATGGCCAACCCGATCGGTGTCAAGATCGGCCCGACGGTGACCCCGGAGCTGGCCGTCGAGTACGTGGAGCGTCTCGACCCGGACGCCGTGCCCGGCCGGTTGACGTTGGTGAGCCGAATGGGCCACGGCCTGGTCCGGGACGTGCTGCCGCCGATCGTGGAGAAGGTCAACGCCTCCGGGCACCAGGTGGTCTGGCAGTGCGACCCGATGCACGGCAACACCCGGCTGTCGGGCAACGGGTTCAAGACCCGGCACTTCGACCGGGTGGTCGACGAACTGGCCGGCTTCTTCGAGGTGCACCGGGGACTCGGCACCCATCCGGGCGGCATCCACGTCGAGGTGACCGGCGAGGACGTGACGGAGTGCCTCGGCGGGGCCTGCGGCGTCACCGAGTCCGACCTGCCCGCCCGGTACCTGACCGCCTGCGACCCGCGGCTCAACGCCGAGCAGTCGGTCGAGCTCGCGGTGGTGGTCGCGGAGCTGCTGACCGGGCGGGGCACGGCCGGGCGGGCGGGGTCGTGCTGA
- a CDS encoding 3-dehydroquinate synthase family protein — protein MNGSTVPVRLGDRSYEVSVGAGVRSSLAAVVGRLGARRAVVVSARPPHWVPDPGVETLLLPARDGERGKTLATVEALCGEFVRFGLTRNDVVVSCGGGTTTDVVGLAAALYHRGVDVIHLPTTLLAQVDASVGGKTAVNLPEGKNLVGAFWQPRAVLCDTDYLSTLPAREMASGFGEIARCHFIGAGDLRGLPLPEQIAASVALKAAIVEVDERDAGRRHLLNYGHTLGHALEVATGFALRHGEAVAVGTVFAGRLAFELGRIDRARADEHLAVVRHYGLPTALPAEVDSARLVGQMRRDKKAVDGLGFVLDGPGGAELVTDVPVDAVRRVLDEMPRLPMATLVGAASDAVLT, from the coding sequence GTGAACGGCAGCACGGTTCCGGTACGGCTCGGCGACCGCTCCTACGAGGTGTCGGTCGGTGCGGGGGTCCGGTCGTCGTTGGCCGCGGTGGTGGGCCGGCTGGGCGCGAGGCGGGCCGTCGTGGTGTCGGCCCGGCCACCGCACTGGGTGCCCGACCCGGGGGTGGAGACGCTGCTGCTGCCGGCCCGCGACGGTGAGCGCGGTAAGACCCTCGCCACCGTGGAGGCGTTGTGCGGGGAGTTCGTGCGGTTCGGCCTGACCAGGAACGACGTCGTCGTCTCGTGCGGCGGCGGGACGACCACCGACGTCGTCGGGCTGGCCGCCGCGCTCTACCACCGGGGGGTGGACGTGATCCACCTGCCCACCACGCTGCTCGCCCAGGTGGACGCCAGCGTCGGCGGGAAGACTGCGGTGAACCTGCCCGAGGGCAAGAACCTGGTGGGCGCGTTCTGGCAGCCCCGCGCGGTGCTCTGCGACACGGACTACCTGTCGACCCTGCCGGCCCGGGAGATGGCGAGCGGGTTCGGGGAGATCGCCCGCTGCCACTTCATCGGGGCCGGTGACCTGCGCGGGCTGCCCCTGCCGGAACAGATCGCCGCCAGCGTGGCCCTGAAGGCGGCCATCGTGGAGGTCGACGAGCGCGACGCCGGCCGCCGGCACCTGCTCAACTACGGCCACACCCTGGGCCACGCGCTGGAGGTGGCGACCGGCTTCGCGCTGCGCCACGGTGAGGCGGTCGCCGTCGGCACCGTCTTCGCGGGGCGGCTGGCGTTCGAGCTGGGCCGGATCGACCGGGCCAGGGCCGACGAGCACCTGGCCGTGGTCCGGCACTACGGTCTGCCCACCGCGTTGCCCGCGGAGGTCGACTCCGCTCGCCTGGTCGGTCAGATGCGCCGGGACAAGAAGGCGGTCGACGGCCTCGGGTTCGTCCTGGACGGACCCGGGGGAGCGGAACTGGTCACCGACGTGCCGGTGGACGCGGTCCGGCGCGTCCTCGACGAGATGCCGCGGCTGCCGATGGCCACGCTGGTCGGGGCCGCCTCCGATGCGGTCCTGACATGA
- a CDS encoding nuclear transport factor 2 family protein, with the protein MDRPGGIVRSRRGSVRVVGLLAALAVAVPTAGCAADKVEYRDDRGDITQLIYRFYADTTEGKFDDLNKVLTEGVVVTNPGGGLTEGREKVIAGASEGFKTEDRVQELVSNVLIDLDGDKAKVRADVVQLFGSSVTPKGKIAPEPALTLNSRMRFEATRDSQGWRLSRIEGDVLWAVDKPAAAPPAK; encoded by the coding sequence ATGGATCGTCCAGGGGGAATCGTTCGGTCACGGCGCGGGTCCGTCCGCGTCGTCGGCCTGTTGGCGGCTCTCGCCGTCGCCGTCCCCACCGCGGGATGTGCCGCCGACAAGGTCGAATACCGCGACGATCGCGGCGACATCACCCAGCTCATCTACCGTTTCTACGCCGACACGACGGAGGGGAAGTTCGACGATCTCAACAAGGTGCTGACCGAAGGGGTGGTCGTCACCAATCCCGGTGGCGGGCTCACCGAGGGCCGGGAGAAGGTCATCGCCGGTGCGTCGGAGGGGTTCAAGACCGAGGACCGGGTGCAGGAACTGGTCAGCAATGTCCTCATCGACCTCGACGGCGACAAGGCCAAGGTCCGGGCGGACGTGGTGCAGCTCTTCGGCAGCAGCGTGACGCCGAAGGGGAAGATCGCCCCGGAGCCGGCGCTGACCCTCAACTCGCGGATGCGCTTCGAGGCGACGCGCGACTCGCAGGGGTGGCGCCTGTCGCGCATCGAGGGCGACGTCCTGTGGGCGGTCGACAAGCCCGCAGCCGCGCCTCCGGCGAAGTGA
- a CDS encoding shikimate dehydrogenase family protein has product MLSAPAPVSGTTRLYAVLGDPVVQVRSPLLVNPIFARLGLDAVLVPVHTRPEHLARVVDGLRCGGNVDGIFVTVPHKAAVVALADRHSTMVGIAGSANALRRDDDGSWYAENFDGLGFVAGLVAAGHEPAGRRVALVGAGGAGSAIAAALLSAGVDRLAVCDPDAGRLTGLRSRLDRHWPGRTTTSAGPDLDGADLVVNATPLGLDPGDPLPVRPELLPPGSVVADIIMHPRQTRLLRAAAALGHRVHHGIHMLDGQLDLYREFFRWQDRATTTRPRDVGYRSCS; this is encoded by the coding sequence GTGCTGAGCGCGCCCGCACCCGTCAGCGGCACCACCCGGCTGTACGCGGTCCTGGGCGATCCCGTCGTCCAGGTGCGCTCACCCCTGCTGGTCAATCCGATCTTCGCCCGGCTGGGCCTCGACGCGGTGCTGGTCCCGGTGCACACCCGGCCGGAGCACCTCGCCCGGGTCGTCGACGGGTTGCGCTGCGGGGGCAACGTCGACGGCATCTTCGTCACGGTGCCGCACAAGGCGGCGGTCGTCGCGCTCGCCGACCGGCACAGCACCATGGTGGGGATCGCCGGGAGCGCCAACGCGCTGCGTCGGGACGACGACGGCAGCTGGTACGCGGAGAACTTCGACGGCCTGGGCTTCGTGGCCGGCCTGGTGGCGGCCGGCCACGAACCGGCGGGCCGGCGGGTCGCCCTGGTCGGCGCGGGCGGCGCGGGCAGCGCCATCGCGGCGGCGCTGCTGTCGGCGGGGGTCGACCGGCTGGCGGTGTGCGACCCGGACGCCGGCCGGCTGACCGGGTTGCGTTCCCGTCTGGACCGGCACTGGCCCGGCCGGACCACGACCTCGGCCGGGCCGGACCTCGACGGCGCCGACCTGGTGGTGAACGCCACGCCGCTCGGGCTGGATCCGGGCGACCCGTTGCCGGTGCGGCCGGAGCTGCTGCCGCCGGGCAGCGTGGTCGCCGACATCATCATGCACCCCCGCCAGACGCGGCTGCTGCGGGCCGCCGCGGCGCTCGGGCACCGGGTCCACCACGGCATCCACATGCTCGACGGGCAGCTCGACCTGTACCGCGAGTTCTTCCGGTGGCAGGACAGGGCGACGACTACCAGACCGAGGGATGTTGGCTACCGATCGTGCTCATAG
- a CDS encoding MDR family MFS transporter, with translation MSASGNSAPAAAPTDSDRIDPVVRRLALTVIVGALAAVFDTTIVSVAINDLARDLDAPLSTIQWVSTGYLLAMFVTIPIVGWAQAAAGGKRLWLGSLGFFLLGSVLCAAAWDAPSLIVFRIVQGVAAGIMMPLMSTLIMQAVRGRNIGRVMATISLPVALGPILGPVLGGLLLATGNWRLLFGVNILFCAVGGWLAFRNLPDDRPDGERGRLDAVGLLLLSPGAAALIYGLSQIPVTSGLGSRRVLVPLVAGLVLVAGFIGWALRRGSGALVNVRLLRHRSLAASSALLFLVGVTLYGAMLLLPLYWQQARGEDALGAGLLLIPQGIGSLLSRPLAGRWTDRVGPRWIAFAGFCVVGLATVPFAVAPDSPYPLLMAVLVVRGLGLGIATIPLASAAYLGMDHRDIPNASIIVLVTQQIGGSLGTAVLAMILQHAGSGARTPEALTRAFGTTFWWSVGFTAVAVPLCLLLPGRPKPLPDSEQSPSEVPARA, from the coding sequence ATGTCTGCGTCCGGCAACTCCGCGCCCGCCGCCGCACCCACCGACTCCGACCGCATCGATCCGGTGGTACGCCGCCTGGCGCTCACCGTCATCGTCGGCGCCCTGGCGGCGGTCTTCGACACCACGATCGTCAGCGTCGCCATCAACGACCTGGCCCGCGACCTGGACGCGCCGCTGAGCACCATCCAGTGGGTGAGCACGGGCTACCTGCTGGCCATGTTCGTCACGATCCCCATCGTCGGCTGGGCCCAGGCGGCGGCCGGCGGCAAGCGGCTGTGGCTGGGCTCGCTCGGGTTCTTCCTGCTCGGATCGGTGCTCTGCGCGGCAGCCTGGGACGCCCCCAGCCTGATCGTCTTCCGGATCGTCCAGGGTGTCGCCGCCGGCATCATGATGCCGCTGATGAGCACGCTCATCATGCAGGCCGTCCGGGGTCGCAACATCGGCCGGGTCATGGCGACGATCAGCCTGCCGGTGGCGCTCGGCCCGATCCTCGGCCCCGTCCTGGGCGGCCTCCTGCTGGCCACCGGGAACTGGCGGCTGCTCTTCGGGGTCAACATCCTGTTCTGCGCCGTCGGGGGCTGGCTCGCCTTCCGGAACCTGCCCGACGACCGCCCCGACGGTGAGCGGGGCCGGCTCGACGCCGTCGGCCTGCTCCTGCTGTCGCCCGGGGCCGCCGCTCTCATCTACGGCCTCTCCCAGATCCCGGTCACCTCCGGTCTCGGCAGCCGCCGGGTCCTGGTGCCCCTGGTGGCCGGTCTCGTCCTGGTCGCCGGTTTCATCGGCTGGGCGTTGCGCCGGGGGTCCGGGGCGCTGGTGAACGTCCGGCTGTTGCGTCACCGGTCGCTCGCCGCGTCGTCGGCCCTGCTCTTCCTGGTCGGCGTGACCCTGTACGGCGCGATGCTGCTGCTGCCGCTCTACTGGCAGCAGGCCCGGGGTGAGGACGCGCTCGGCGCCGGGCTGCTGCTCATCCCGCAGGGCATCGGTTCGCTGCTGTCCCGGCCGCTCGCCGGCCGGTGGACCGACCGGGTCGGACCACGGTGGATCGCGTTCGCCGGCTTCTGCGTCGTCGGCCTGGCCACCGTGCCCTTCGCCGTCGCCCCCGACTCGCCGTACCCGCTGCTGATGGCGGTCCTGGTGGTGCGCGGCCTGGGGCTGGGCATCGCCACCATCCCGCTGGCCAGCGCGGCGTACCTCGGCATGGACCACCGCGACATCCCCAACGCCAGCATCATCGTCCTGGTCACCCAGCAGATCGGTGGCTCGCTCGGCACCGCGGTGCTGGCCATGATCCTCCAGCACGCCGGGTCCGGTGCCCGGACGCCGGAGGCCCTCACCCGGGCGTTCGGCACGACCTTCTGGTGGTCGGTCGGCTTCACCGCCGTCGCCGTGCCGCTCTGTCTGCTGCTCCCCGGCCGACCCAAGCCCCTTCCCGATTCCGAGCAATCCCCATCCGAAGTCCCCGCCCGCGCCTGA
- the rifK gene encoding 3-amino-5-hydroxybenzoate synthase encodes MDARPAPEFPAWPQYDDAERDGLIRALEQGQWWRMGGSEVDSFEREFADHHGAEHALAVTNGTHALELALQVMGVGPGTEVIVPGFTFISSSQAAQRLGAVTVPVDVDPDTYNIDPGAVAAAITPRTKVIMPVHMAGLMADMDTLAKISAENGVPLLQDAAHAHGAQWQGRRVGELGSIATFSFQNGKLMTAGEGGVVVFPEGESEKYELAFLRHSCGRPRNDRRYLHRISGSNMRLNEFSAAVLRAQLRRLDGQIALRDQRWELLSRLLGEIDGVVPQGGDVRADRNSHYMAMFRVPGISEEGRNALVDRLVAAGLPAFAGFRAIYRTEAFWEFGAPEESLDAIAERCPHTDAISQDCVWLHHRVLLAGEQEMHATAEIVAAAVAGA; translated from the coding sequence ATGGACGCGCGACCGGCACCAGAATTCCCCGCGTGGCCTCAGTACGACGATGCCGAGCGGGACGGCCTGATCCGTGCGCTCGAACAGGGCCAGTGGTGGCGCATGGGCGGGTCCGAGGTGGACTCGTTCGAGCGCGAGTTCGCCGACCACCACGGGGCCGAGCACGCACTGGCGGTCACCAACGGCACCCACGCGCTGGAGCTCGCCCTACAGGTCATGGGCGTCGGACCGGGCACCGAGGTCATCGTCCCGGGCTTCACGTTCATCTCGTCCTCCCAGGCGGCCCAGCGGCTCGGCGCGGTCACCGTGCCGGTCGACGTCGACCCGGACACCTACAACATCGACCCGGGAGCGGTCGCCGCCGCCATCACGCCGCGCACCAAGGTGATCATGCCGGTGCACATGGCCGGTCTGATGGCCGACATGGACACGCTGGCGAAGATCTCCGCCGAGAACGGCGTGCCGCTGCTCCAGGACGCCGCCCACGCGCACGGCGCGCAGTGGCAGGGCCGGCGCGTCGGTGAACTCGGCAGCATCGCCACCTTCAGCTTCCAGAACGGCAAGCTGATGACCGCGGGCGAGGGCGGCGTCGTGGTGTTCCCGGAGGGCGAGAGCGAGAAGTACGAGCTGGCGTTCCTGCGGCACAGCTGTGGCCGCCCCCGTAACGACCGCCGGTACCTGCACCGGATCTCCGGCTCCAACATGCGCCTCAACGAGTTCTCCGCGGCCGTCCTGCGGGCGCAGCTGCGCCGCCTCGACGGGCAGATCGCGCTGCGGGACCAGCGCTGGGAACTGCTGTCGCGGTTGCTCGGGGAGATCGACGGGGTGGTGCCGCAGGGCGGCGACGTGCGCGCCGACCGCAACTCCCACTACATGGCCATGTTCCGCGTCCCCGGCATCAGCGAGGAGGGCCGTAACGCCCTGGTCGACCGGCTGGTGGCGGCGGGCCTGCCGGCGTTCGCCGGGTTCCGGGCGATCTACCGGACGGAGGCCTTCTGGGAGTTCGGCGCACCGGAGGAGAGCCTGGACGCCATCGCGGAGCGCTGCCCGCACACCGATGCCATCAGTCAGGACTGCGTCTGGTTGCACCACCGGGTCCTGCTCGCCGGAGAGCAGGAGATGCACGCGACGGCCGAGATCGTCGCCGCCGCCGTGGCCGGCGCATGA
- a CDS encoding NAD(P)H-binding protein, which translates to MTGATGNVGRNVVDLLLRAGVEVRATSRDPAALDLPAEVDVRRADLTEPETFAQAFQGVEKIFLYNQPAGIDGVLSAAKAAGVRYVVLLSSLAAAGRDPDHWIARWHLAVEHAIERSGLQWTFVRPGAFAVNSLLWAPDIKQGRPVRLHYAQSYLSSIHERDIAEVSTCALLQEGHAGARYHLSGGDSITQAEQVALIGKAIGRELEIEDVTGDDVRAELRERFAPRLRELIREGVISPSDPPGIIETRVRYYLEALDGPAEIDGTVERVLGKPARTFAEWAVDHRADFTN; encoded by the coding sequence GTGACGGGTGCGACCGGCAACGTCGGTCGGAACGTCGTCGACCTGCTGCTGCGGGCGGGAGTGGAGGTGCGGGCGACGTCCCGTGATCCGGCCGCGCTCGACCTGCCGGCGGAGGTCGACGTCCGCCGGGCCGACCTGACCGAACCGGAGACGTTCGCGCAGGCGTTCCAGGGCGTCGAGAAGATCTTCCTGTACAACCAGCCGGCCGGCATCGACGGAGTCCTCTCGGCGGCCAAGGCCGCCGGCGTCCGGTACGTCGTGCTGCTGTCCTCACTGGCCGCCGCCGGCCGCGACCCGGATCACTGGATCGCCCGGTGGCACCTGGCGGTCGAGCACGCGATCGAGCGCTCAGGTCTGCAGTGGACGTTCGTCAGGCCGGGAGCCTTCGCGGTGAACTCACTGCTCTGGGCGCCGGACATCAAGCAGGGCAGGCCGGTACGGCTGCACTACGCGCAGTCCTACCTCTCCTCGATCCACGAGCGGGACATCGCCGAGGTGAGCACCTGCGCGCTGCTCCAGGAGGGGCACGCCGGGGCGAGGTACCACCTCAGCGGTGGTGACAGCATCACCCAGGCCGAGCAGGTCGCCCTCATCGGCAAGGCGATCGGGCGTGAGCTGGAGATCGAGGACGTCACCGGCGACGACGTCCGCGCGGAGCTGCGTGAGCGGTTCGCCCCCCGACTCCGGGAGCTGATCCGGGAGGGGGTGATCTCCCCGTCCGACCCGCCGGGGATCATCGAGACCCGGGTCCGCTACTACCTGGAGGCCCTCGACGGCCCTGCCGAGATCGACGGCACCGTCGAGCGGGTCCTCGGTAAGCCGGCGCGGACCTTCGCCGAGTGGGCGGTGGACCACAGGGCGGATTTCACGAACTAG
- a CDS encoding ROK family protein, producing MEPAHYLGLDVGGTKVAIRVEADDGSVWESTLAWQPRHSVDRDLARLTGELTRLRARVGAPLRAVGVAMPATVDPRGQVTAWPSRPEWTGLDLAAALRALFPGTTVAWADDGDLGALAEARAAGCDDLLYVGVGTGIGGGLVLGGVPCPGPDRGSFEIGHVIVESGGASCVCGRHGCLQAIASGPATLRRAGRLRGAEVGPDELGPALRAGQPWAVAAVDRTCRALAAAVTSVRELLHPQRALIGGGFAAGVPELVDLLAARLAELTRAGQDPLPVGPAVLGGLSSLHGAVSLARLVASPPARASPLSRTSPPAGTSPAPGTSPAPGTPTWTAAGTLTSPPAGTPVPPPAGGG from the coding sequence GTGGAGCCGGCCCACTACCTCGGCCTCGACGTCGGCGGCACCAAGGTCGCGATCCGGGTCGAGGCCGACGACGGGTCCGTCTGGGAGTCCACCCTGGCCTGGCAGCCCCGGCACAGCGTGGACCGGGATCTCGCCCGGCTCACCGGGGAGCTGACCCGGCTGCGGGCGCGCGTCGGCGCCCCGCTGCGCGCGGTGGGGGTCGCGATGCCCGCGACGGTCGACCCGCGGGGCCAGGTCACCGCCTGGCCGAGCCGACCGGAGTGGACCGGCCTGGACCTGGCGGCGGCGCTGCGGGCGCTGTTCCCCGGCACGACAGTGGCCTGGGCCGACGACGGCGACCTCGGCGCGCTCGCCGAGGCGCGGGCGGCGGGCTGCGACGATCTGCTCTACGTGGGGGTGGGGACCGGGATCGGCGGTGGCCTGGTGCTGGGGGGCGTGCCCTGTCCCGGACCCGACCGGGGCTCGTTCGAGATCGGGCACGTCATCGTCGAGTCGGGCGGTGCGAGCTGCGTCTGCGGCCGGCACGGCTGCCTCCAGGCGATCGCCTCCGGACCGGCCACCCTGCGCCGCGCCGGTCGGCTGCGGGGAGCGGAGGTCGGCCCCGACGAGCTGGGGCCGGCGCTGCGCGCCGGACAGCCCTGGGCCGTCGCCGCCGTCGACCGGACCTGCCGCGCGCTGGCCGCCGCCGTGACCAGCGTGCGGGAACTGCTCCATCCGCAGCGCGCCCTGATCGGAGGCGGGTTCGCGGCCGGCGTCCCCGAACTCGTCGACCTGCTGGCCGCCCGGCTGGCCGAGCTGACGCGGGCCGGGCAGGATCCGTTGCCGGTGGGACCGGCGGTGCTGGGCGGCCTGTCGTCGTTGCACGGCGCGGTGTCGCTCGCCCGCCTCGTCGCGTCGCCCCCGGCGCGGGCGTCGCCGCTTTCCCGAACATCGCCGCCTGCCGGCACGTCGCCCGCTCCCGGCACGTCGCCCGCTCCCGGCACACCGACGTGGACGGCCGCCGGCACGCTGACGTCGCCGCCGGCCGGCACGCCGGTGCCACCACCCGCCGGTGGCGGGTGA